A region of the Mesoterricola sediminis genome:
CGCCGGGACTTCCTGAAAGTGGCATCGGTCACAGGTCTGGCCCTGGGCCTCCGCCTGGACGCCGGGGAGGGCGCCCCGGCCGCCCTCGCGCCCAACGCCTGGATCCGGGTGGGCCGGGATGGCCGGGTGCGCGTCACCGTCGGCAAATCCGAAATGGGGCAGGGGGTGCGCACCGCCCTCCCCATGATCGTCGCCGACGAGCTGGGGGTGGACTGGGAGCGGGTGGACCTGGCCCAGGCCGAGCCCGGCCCGGACTTCCGGCACCTGGGCACCGGGGGGAGCATGAGCATCCAGGCCTCGTGGATGCCCCTGCGCCGGGCCGCCGCGGCGGCCCGGGAGATGCTCGTCCAAGCTGCCGCCCAGGCCTGGGGGGTGGCGCCAGCCACCTGCCGGGTGGAGCGGGGCGAGGTCCTGCATCCGCCCACCGGCCGGCGGACCGGATTCGGCCGCCTCGTCCAGGCCGCGGCGCGGCTGCCGGTGCCCCGGGAGCCCCGCCTGGCGGAGACCCGCACCCTCATCGGCCGTCCCACCCGCCGCGTCGATGGCCCGCGCATCGTGGACGGCCGCGCCGTCTATGGCCTGGACGTGGCCCTGCCCGGCATGCGCCACGCGGCCGTGGCCCGCTGCCCGGTGCCGGGCGGCAAGGCGCTGCGCTGGGACGAGGCCGCGGTCCGCGCCCTGCCCGGGGTCCAGGCCGTGATCCCCATCGATTCCGGCGTGGCCGTGGTGGCCGACGGCACCCACGCGGCCCTGGCGGCCGCCGCCGCCCTGCGGGCCACCTGGGATCCGGGGCCCCATGCCGGCTTCTCCTCCGAGGCCTTCCGGGCCGTCCTGGCGGACCGGGTGGCCCGTCCGGGCGTCCCCGCGCGGCGCGCGGGGGACGCCGACGCCGCCCTGGCCCGGGCCGCCCGCCGGCTCACGGCCGAGTACGAATTCCCCTGGCAGGCCCACGCCACCCTGGAGCCCCCGAACTGCGTGGCCCACGTGAAGGCCGGCGGCTGCGACCTCTGGACCGGGACCCAGTCCCCCAACGAGGTGCAGGCCCGGGCGGCCAAGCTGCTCGGCGTGGATCCCGCCCGGGTGCGGGTGCGGGTGCCCCTGCTGGGGGGCGGCTTCGGCCGCCGCCTGAGCTCCGAGTTCGCCCTCGAGGCCGTGCAGGTCTCCCGCGCCGCCGGAGGCCCCATCCAGCTGGTGTGGAGCCGGGAGGACGATCTCCGCCACGACCGGTTCCATCCCATGAGCCTCCACCGCCTGGAGGCCGCCCTGGACGGCGGAGGGCTCCAGGCCTGGGCCCACCGCATCGCCGCCCCCAGCATCCTCCTGTCCTGGATGGAGGGGCGGCGCGGCGACGGCCTCGTGTCCGCCGAGACGAACGGCGCCGCCGACCTCCCCTACCGCATCCCCCACATCCGCGTCGACTACGCCGAGGCCCCCTGCCACCTGCCCCTGGGCTGGTGGCGGGCCATCGAGGCCATGCCCAACGTCTTCGCCCGGGAGTGCTTCCTGGACGAGTGCGCGGCGGCCCTCGGCCGGGATCCCCTCGCCCTCCGCCGCGAACTGCTGGCCGGGGCGGAGACCCGCGACGTCGGCGGGGAGCGGGTGGACCTGGGGCGCCTGCGCGGCGTCCTGGACCTGGCGGCGGCCCGCGCCGGCTGGGCCTCCCCCCCGCCCCCGGGGCGCGCGCGGGGCCTGGCCTGCTCCGCCTACGACGCCCACACGTACTGCGCCCTGGTGGCCGAGGTGGCCACCGACGGCGCGGGCTGGAAGGTCGCGCGGATCGTGGCCGCCGTGGACTGCGGCATCGTGGTGAACCCCCTGGGCCTGGCCGGCAACGTGGAGAGCGGCGTCCTCTGGGGCCTGTCGGCCCTGCGCACGGCCATCACCTTCAAGGCGGGCCAGGTGGAGCAGACCTCCCTCAGCGATCTGCCCATCGCCCAGATGGCGGACGCCCCGGCCATCGAGGTGCACCTGGTGCCCAGCCAGGCGCCGCCCACGGGCATCGGCGAGCCGCCTGTGCCCCTGGTCATCCCGGCCGTCCTCAACGCCGTCCACGCGCTGACCGGAACCCGGATCCGCCGGCTGCCCCTGTCATGATGCCGGCCATCATCCTCGCCGCCGGGGCCTCCCGGCGCCTGGGCGCCCCCAAGCAGCTCGCCCGGTGGCAGGGGGAGACCCTGCTCCGGCGTGCCGTCCGGGCGGCGGCGGCCTGCGCGCCGATCCTGGTGGTCACGGGCCACCGGGCCGACCTCATGGCCCAGGAGCTGGCGGGCCTCCCGGTCCAGCTCGTGCCCAACCCCGCCTGGGAGGAGGGCATGGCCGCCTCCCTCCGGGCGGGGGTCGCGGCCCTGCCGCCGGGCGCGCCCGGGGCCCTCTTCCTGGTGTGTGACCAGCCCGCCGTGGACGCGGCCCTCGTCGACCGCCTCCTGGCCGCCTGGCACGGCGCGCCCGTGGCCTGCGCCTACGGCGGCACCCGCGGGGTGCCGGCCCTCCTCCCCGCCCGGGACTTCCCCGCGGTGCTCGCCCTGCGGGGCGACCGGGGCGCCCGCGCCCTCCTGGCCGCGCCGGACGTGGTGGAGGTGCCCTTCCCCGAGGGGACCTGGGACGTGGACCGGCCGGAGGACCTCCCCGGGGGCCCTTTCCCGACCCCCGCGATCGACCCCGATCGCTGACAGGGATCCCTCCGCAGTCCGCACGAATGGCTTCGGCGGTCGCTGTCCAGATCCTAGGGTGTGTTCGTAATCTAGGATAGTAATGGCTAATACCCATCCGTGCCGGAGCATGGAGGAGCTGGAATCGTGAGTCTGTGCTGCAGTGCCTGATGGCGCCGCGCATTCGCAGCATCCTATTGGAACGCGGAGGCGCGGAGGATCTCGCTGAGGCTCGCGGAGAAAGGATCAAGCCCACAAGCCCCCTCCACTCGATATCCAGGAAAACCTCCCGCTTCACCTTATGGCCGGCCAGTCTCAGGGAGTGCGCCAGACAGACCTTGTAGGGATCTTCCAGGAGTCCGTGCCCCAGAGCCTTCTGGATCTCGATGGCCTCCCCGATGATGGCCTGGGTGATCTCCTTGTGCGGATGATCCTCCCCGTCGACCTCTCCCCAATGCCTTCCCATCACGCCTCCCGTTGGGACGTGTCATTGGGAGGTGGCAGGTTCCAGGAGCGCTTTCCTCCGCGACCCTCTGCGAGATCCTCCGCGCCTCCGCGTTTCATAGGATCAATGAGGATCCGGAACGCTTGTCACCCTCCGCTCATAGCCTCAGCCAGATCACGATGCAGGCCAAAGCCACCTGGGCTGAGAAACTTCGCGCCGTTTTGTCGAACCTGGTGGCCAGCGCCCTGAACTGTTTGAGCTTGGCGAACCCATGCTCGATGGCATGGCGGGCCTTGTATAGGTGTGAGTCCCAGGCCGCCGGATTCTTGCGCCGGGGATGAGGTGGGATGACGGCTGTCGCACCCATGGCCTCGATCGCCTTCCTTACCGGGTTCCCATCGTAGGCCCGATCTCCGGACACGTACTCTGCCTGCCAACCGCACAGCAATCCTTCAGCAGACCGGCTTTCATGGGCTTGCCCCGGAGTGACCAGGAAATCCAAAGGATTACCGTGGGCATCGCAGATCAAATGGATCTTGGTCGAGCATCCACCCCGAGATCGTCCGAGCGCCTGGTTCCAGAGCCCCCCCTTTTGCCTGCTGAAGGTTGATGAGCGCGAAGGATGGTGCCATCCGGCATGACCCACTCCAGGTCGGCTTCCTTGCGCAGGAACTCCAGGATCCTTTGCCACACGCCGCGCTTGGTCCAGGCCTCAAATCGCGTGTACACGCTTGTCCAAGGTCCAAATTCCTCCGGCAGGTCCCTCCACGGCGCCCCAGTCCTGTGCCTCCACAGGATCGCCTCCACCATGGGACGGTTGGGGTGATGGGATCGCCCCATCCCTCCACGCTCTGGCGGAAGGAGCGGTTCAAGCTTTGCCCACATGGCATCGGTCAGGGAACTTCTCGGCATCGTTACCCCAGGAAAATTCGTGGTGTACGAGCCTTTACGTATGAGTACAAGTTAACTATTTATCTAATCTATAGATTCCGAACACAGCCTAGCCCTGCGTAACAGGGATGAACACCGATTGCCTGGATGAATGGGATGAAGCACCCCATCCCCGGCGAAAGACCAGGATTGGGTTGCCCCTTCCTGGAGCACCAAGGCCAAGGCGTCAGGCGTGATCACCTGCGCCGCCCTGAAGGGTCTGGACGGCACCGTACCCTGCACGCCGTTCCGCTCCGCATCGACCCGGCCTGCCTGGAAGCCTGGGGCAGCCCTTGGTTTTAACCGAGCATGCCCGCCCTTTCGCCGCGGGGCGAGGGGGGATAGGATGATCGTCTCATCCATGGCGAGGCCGGCATGCGCGTGCTCATCGTATACGCCCACGAGGAACCCCTGTCCTTCAACGGGGCCATGCGGGACCTCGCCGTGCGCGAGCTGGAGGCCCTGGGCCACGCGGTGACCGTCTCGGACCTCTACGCCATGGGGTGGAAGGCGGTGGCCGACGCCCAGGACTTCCTGGAGCGGCGGGACCGGCACGTCCTCAAGCGGCAGGCGGAGGAAGTGGCGGCCCTCGGCCTGGGGACCCTGGCCCACGACATCCTGGAGGAGCAGCGCAAGCTCCGGGAGGCCGACGTGGTGATCTTCCAGTTCCCCCTGTGGTGGTTCTCCCTGCCGGCGATCCTCAAGGGCTGGGTGGACCGGGTCATGACCATGGGCTTCGCCTACGGCGCGGGCATGCGCTACGCGACCGGCGGCCTCCGGGGGCGCCGGGCCCTGCTGGCCCTCACCACCGGCGGCGCCGAGGCCGCCTACGCGGGCGAGGGCGGCAACGGGTCGATGGACGCCGTCCTCTTCCCCATCCAGCACGGTATCCTGTCCTTCTGCGGGTTCCAGACGCTGCCGCCCTTCGTGGCCTGGGCCCCGGCCCACCAGACCCCCGAGGCGCGGGAGGCGGTCCTGGAGGCCTGGCGCGCGCGCCTGCGGGGCCTGGAAGCCGAGGGGTAGGTGTCCGGCACGGAAAAGGGGGCCTCGCGGCCCCCTTTCCGGATCCCGGGGAACCGGGCTACTGGACCTTGAGGTTGCGGGCCTCGAGGAGGTTGCCGACGGCCTGCTCCAGGGCGGTCACGGCCTTGGCGTAGTTGATCTGGGCCTGCAGCTCGGCGCTGCGGGCGTTGTCCAGGTTCGTCATGACCTGCAGGACGACGAAGTTGGTGGACATGCCGTTCTCGAACTTCTTCTGCTCGGCCTCGAGGTTCTTCTGCTGGTAGTAGCGGGTCTTCTCGGCGGCCTTCACGGCCTTCTCCATGGCCTCCACGTTGCGGAGGTTCTGGCGGACCTGGAGGATGATGCTCAGCTCCTGGTCCTTCAGGCTCAGTTCGCTGCTGCGCAGGCCGGCGCGGGCGGCGGACAGGTTGCCCTTGGCGGTGTTGTTCTGGATGGGCATCGCGAACTTGACGCCCACGGTGTAGCCGGGGTACTTGAAGCCGGTCAGGTCGGAGTTCACGGTGCCGTAGGAGCCGCGCACGTCGCTCTGGCCGTTGTAGGTGGCGTAGGCCGACAGGGAGGGCAGGAGCTTGTTCTCGTAGACCTTGGCGTTGATCTCCGCGTTCTCCTTGGCGATGCGGGCGGACTTGAGCTCGACGCGGCGGTCGAGGGCCATCTTCACGGCGCCGGCCTCGTCCAGCTGGATGTGGCCGAGGGTCGGGGCGTCCGTGGTCTCCAGGGAGGCGGGGCGCTCGGCGTTGGGGAAGAGGCTGCGGACCAGGGCGTCCTTGGCGTTGGCCAGGGCGGCCTCGGCGCTGATGATGTCCTGCTCGGCCTGGGCGACCTGGGCCTCGGCGCTGGTCACGTCGATGGGCGCCATGGTGCCCACCTGCATGCGGATGGTGTTCTCACGGAGCTGCTTCTGGGCGAGCTCGAGGCTGGTCTTCTTGCTGGCCAGGAACCGCTCCGCGTAGACCAGGTCCCAGTACTGGCTCTCGGTGGAGGCCACCAGGCTGATGATCGACTGCTGGAAGGTGTAGTCCGCGGCCTGCGCGCTCTTGCGGGCGATGATGAGCGGGGCCATCGTGATCTGGCGGCCGAAGCCCTGCAGCAGGGCCTGGCTGTAGGTGGCGCTCAGGGTGCCGCTCCAGGGATTGGTCGTGGTGTAGGGCGTGCCGTAGCTGGTCCCGTCGGTGCTGCTGTAGGCGGGGCCGTAGTTCACGCTGAAGTTGCCGCCCCACGTGAAGGCCTTCGCCAGGCCCACGTCGAAGGTGCGCTTCTTCGTGGTGCCGTCGGCGGGCGTCGTGGAGTTGCTGAAGTCCTGCTTGCCGATGGCGGCGTCGGCGGTGAGGCCCCAGTCGAAGGCGCCCAGGTTGGTCTGGATCCCGGAGACCGTGGATTCGCGGGCCTGGCGGGCGATGTCCACCTGCAGGTTGTTCTTGAGGGAGATCTGGATGGCCTCCTGGAGGCTGAGGCGCATGCCGGACGGAGCAGGGGTCTGGGCCGTCAGACCGCAGCAGACCAGGAACAGGGGGACCAGGGAGGCTCGAACCATCACCACTCCTTAGGATGTCAATGCGGGAACCGGAAACACGGAATCAATGGGCATACGCCACGCGGGGCTCATGGGTTTAGCCGCGGGCACTCCGCCAGCATGAACGCCTCGCAAGACGATGGCAAGGGGAACCTCACCGGCGCGGCGGCGTCCAGGAAACAGACCCGGCCTCATGGCGCGGGGTTGAGGCTGGGCAGCAGCCTCTCCAGGCGCCGCACCGCCTCCCGGGAGCCCTCCCACATCATGAGGGCGCGCGCCTCGGCCGGGGAGCACCAGCGGTACTCGCTGTGCTCGTCCAGGGCGAGGCGGACCTCGCTGGCGGGATCCACCTCGACGTGGAAGCAGGTCTCCGTGTTGAAGCGGGGGGGGCCCGGGGGCAGGCCCAGGACGGCGGGGTCCATCCAGAAGCTGTGGGAGAAGTCGAGGGGGAGCAGGTTCCCGGAAAGGCCGGCCTCCTCCATGAGCTCCCGGCGCGCGGCCGCCTCGGGGGTCTCGCCCGGCTCGACCATGCCGGTGACGCTGGACCACCAGAGGCCGTGCCCCGGGGTCCGGAGCATCACGAGGACCTCGGGTCCGGAGGGGCCCCGGCGCCAGGTGAGGGCCGAGATGCTGGCGCTGTGGGCGGGCACGGGGAGCAGGTCCAGGCCCAGGCAGTCGCCCAGGTGGCGCTGGAGGCTGTCGGCGGCCTCGTCCCAGGTGGGGCAGGCGTCCCCCAGGAGGGACTTGAGGCTGCAGACGCCCTTGTCCGTGATGCCGCAGGGCGTGATCCACCGGAAGTGGGCCAGGTCGGGGGCCACGTTGAAGGCGATGCCGTGGGTGGTGATCCAGCGGTTGAGGTGGATGCCGAGGGCGCCCAGCTTCTCGAGCCCGCGGGGGGTGTCCACCCAGACCCCGGGGAAGCCCGGGAGGCGGTCCGCGGTCACGCCGAAGTCGGCGGCGCAGCGGATCATGGCCTCCTCGAGCCCCCGCACGAGCCGGCCCACGTCCTCGCGGCCGCCCTTGAGGTTGCACACGGGGTAGACGACGATCTGGCCGGGGCCGTGGTAGGTGACCTGGCCGCCGCGGTCCGTCTCGAAGACCTCCACGCCCCGCGACTCCAGGAAGGCGTCCGTCACGTGGATGTCGGAGCGGGTGGCGTTCCGGCCCAGGGTGAAGACCGGGTTGTGCTCGAGCACCAGGACCTGGTCAGGGCTGGAGCCGTCCTTCACGTACTCCGCCATGCCCTTCTGCATGCGGAGGCCTGCGGCGTAGAGAACGTGGCCCAGCCTCCGCAGCTGGGCGGGCCGGGACTGGGTGAAGCCGATGTCCGTCATCCTTTGAGCCTACCATCAGGCGGGCATGAGGTCGTCGTCCGCCAGGGCTTTCGCTGTCTGGGCGGCCCGGAACGCCAGGAGGCGCTCCCGCAGGGCCGGATCGCCGAGGGCCAGGATGGCCGCGGCCAGGAGGGCGGCGTTGACGGCCCCGGCCTTGCCGATGGCCAGGGTGCCGACCGGGATGCCCGAGGGCATCTGGACGGTGGACAGGAGGGAATCCAGCCCATCAAGCGACCAGGCTTTCATGGGCACCCCCAGGACGGGCAGGTGGGTCTTCCCCGCGCAGAACCCCGCCAGGTGGGCCGCGCCGCCGGCCGCGGCGATGATCACCTTCAGGCCGCGGGCCTCGGCCGTCTCGCAGAACTGGACGACCTTGTCCGGGGTCCGGTGGGCCGAGGCGACGTGGGCCTCGCAGGGGATGCCCAGGGCCTCCAGGGTGCGGGCGGTCTCCTGCATCGTGCCCCAGTCGGACTTGGATCCCATCAGGATTCCGACGAGGGGTGATTCCTTTTTCATGTCCGCGCTCCGGGTTTTCAAAGTCCACTATCATGGTGCCATGGAATCCATGGGCGCCTCCCGGGGGAATGTTCCCCTGCGCACGATCCTCGTCGTCGACGACGACGCGGTGGTGCGGCGCTACCTGGAGGCCCAACTGGCCGGCATGGGCTGCCGCCTGGTCTTCGCGGCGGACGGGGCGGAGGCCCTGGCCCGGGTCGCCGAGGACCGGCCGGACCTGG
Encoded here:
- a CDS encoding xanthine dehydrogenase family protein molybdopterin-binding subunit: MATTRRDFLKVASVTGLALGLRLDAGEGAPAALAPNAWIRVGRDGRVRVTVGKSEMGQGVRTALPMIVADELGVDWERVDLAQAEPGPDFRHLGTGGSMSIQASWMPLRRAAAAAREMLVQAAAQAWGVAPATCRVERGEVLHPPTGRRTGFGRLVQAAARLPVPREPRLAETRTLIGRPTRRVDGPRIVDGRAVYGLDVALPGMRHAAVARCPVPGGKALRWDEAAVRALPGVQAVIPIDSGVAVVADGTHAALAAAAALRATWDPGPHAGFSSEAFRAVLADRVARPGVPARRAGDADAALARAARRLTAEYEFPWQAHATLEPPNCVAHVKAGGCDLWTGTQSPNEVQARAAKLLGVDPARVRVRVPLLGGGFGRRLSSEFALEAVQVSRAAGGPIQLVWSREDDLRHDRFHPMSLHRLEAALDGGGLQAWAHRIAAPSILLSWMEGRRGDGLVSAETNGAADLPYRIPHIRVDYAEAPCHLPLGWWRAIEAMPNVFARECFLDECAAALGRDPLALRRELLAGAETRDVGGERVDLGRLRGVLDLAAARAGWASPPPPGRARGLACSAYDAHTYCALVAEVATDGAGWKVARIVAAVDCGIVVNPLGLAGNVESGVLWGLSALRTAITFKAGQVEQTSLSDLPIAQMADAPAIEVHLVPSQAPPTGIGEPPVPLVIPAVLNAVHALTGTRIRRLPLS
- a CDS encoding nucleotidyltransferase family protein, which gives rise to MMPAIILAAGASRRLGAPKQLARWQGETLLRRAVRAAAACAPILVVTGHRADLMAQELAGLPVQLVPNPAWEEGMAASLRAGVAALPPGAPGALFLVCDQPAVDAALVDRLLAAWHGAPVACAYGGTRGVPALLPARDFPAVLALRGDRGARALLAAPDVVEVPFPEGTWDVDRPEDLPGGPFPTPAIDPDR
- a CDS encoding IS5 family transposase (programmed frameshift), yielding MPRSSLTDAMWAKLEPLLPPERGGMGRSHHPNRPMVEAILWRHRTGAPWRDLPEEFGPWTSVYTRFEAWTKRGVWQRILEFLRKEADLEWVMPDGTILRAHQPSAGKRGGSGNQALGRSRGGCSTKIHLICDAHGNPLDFLVTPGQAHESRSAEGLLCGWQAEYVSGDRAYDGNPVRKAIEAMGATAVIPPHPRRKNPAAWDSHLYKARHAIEHGFAKLKQFRALATRFDKTARSFSAQVALACIVIWLRL
- a CDS encoding NAD(P)H-dependent oxidoreductase encodes the protein MRVLIVYAHEEPLSFNGAMRDLAVRELEALGHAVTVSDLYAMGWKAVADAQDFLERRDRHVLKRQAEEVAALGLGTLAHDILEEQRKLREADVVIFQFPLWWFSLPAILKGWVDRVMTMGFAYGAGMRYATGGLRGRRALLALTTGGAEAAYAGEGGNGSMDAVLFPIQHGILSFCGFQTLPPFVAWAPAHQTPEAREAVLEAWRARLRGLEAEG
- a CDS encoding TolC family protein, coding for MVRASLVPLFLVCCGLTAQTPAPSGMRLSLQEAIQISLKNNLQVDIARQARESTVSGIQTNLGAFDWGLTADAAIGKQDFSNSTTPADGTTKKRTFDVGLAKAFTWGGNFSVNYGPAYSSTDGTSYGTPYTTTNPWSGTLSATYSQALLQGFGRQITMAPLIIARKSAQAADYTFQQSIISLVASTESQYWDLVYAERFLASKKTSLELAQKQLRENTIRMQVGTMAPIDVTSAEAQVAQAEQDIISAEAALANAKDALVRSLFPNAERPASLETTDAPTLGHIQLDEAGAVKMALDRRVELKSARIAKENAEINAKVYENKLLPSLSAYATYNGQSDVRGSYGTVNSDLTGFKYPGYTVGVKFAMPIQNNTAKGNLSAARAGLRSSELSLKDQELSIILQVRQNLRNVEAMEKAVKAAEKTRYYQQKNLEAEQKKFENGMSTNFVVLQVMTNLDNARSAELQAQINYAKAVTALEQAVGNLLEARNLKVQ
- the lipB gene encoding lipoyl(octanoyl) transferase LipB; translated protein: MTDIGFTQSRPAQLRRLGHVLYAAGLRMQKGMAEYVKDGSSPDQVLVLEHNPVFTLGRNATRSDIHVTDAFLESRGVEVFETDRGGQVTYHGPGQIVVYPVCNLKGGREDVGRLVRGLEEAMIRCAADFGVTADRLPGFPGVWVDTPRGLEKLGALGIHLNRWITTHGIAFNVAPDLAHFRWITPCGITDKGVCSLKSLLGDACPTWDEAADSLQRHLGDCLGLDLLPVPAHSASISALTWRRGPSGPEVLVMLRTPGHGLWWSSVTGMVEPGETPEAAARRELMEEAGLSGNLLPLDFSHSFWMDPAVLGLPPGPPRFNTETCFHVEVDPASEVRLALDEHSEYRWCSPAEARALMMWEGSREAVRRLERLLPSLNPAP
- the purE gene encoding 5-(carboxyamino)imidazole ribonucleotide mutase, producing MGSKSDWGTMQETARTLEALGIPCEAHVASAHRTPDKVVQFCETAEARGLKVIIAAAGGAAHLAGFCAGKTHLPVLGVPMKAWSLDGLDSLLSTVQMPSGIPVGTLAIGKAGAVNAALLAAAILALGDPALRERLLAFRAAQTAKALADDDLMPA